From one Anoplolepis gracilipes chromosome 10, ASM4749672v1, whole genome shotgun sequence genomic stretch:
- the LOC140669985 gene encoding OTU domain-containing protein 7B, translating into MSVGLSMYDGLESENTLDNGLDSTGNTAKKLARGISRATENAAIVSYARSQLAALGALDTPEFTFSLPDLSVYPDSFRKFLEKDLLENGCLSSLEAAGRLNWWYKSGSTRILWPLATSGDGNCLLHAASLGMWGFHDRLLTLREALHDTLTKGEYRHALFRRWKWWQTGLNAAAGLSYSEAEWLSEWQSIVDMASPTVRNQTAASYQSLEEIHVLTLAHALRRPIIVIAETMLKDADGVALAPIPFGGVYLPLEVPPSHCHRTPLFLAYHSAHFSPLVTVDGCNDYGSACGEGVSIPLVDPDTGKLLPVLFAVDPGPDWDWVDGSRELLTCTQDTMEVLLRQYLDCEYQSFTSEDIDRLSDTDGSLSKTAKQLLEVAKQFGSIGKSVSKKIWSMTNKRPKSPPSSSGGISTEGLLCVRIKSRRHQFVDQMLQNYLQCAHARYLQDHQVDDTGSELNYGAGRSKFYAASDRGSHASVSKLLPTNTNKDHTLYLSRSTFYNDQTPSNNISPEVWKNSDSLKGNVKGCRSEHCQFFGSPENEYYCSQCWANRS; encoded by the exons ATGAGTGTCGGTTTATCCATGTACGATGGCTTGGAGAGTGAGAATACTCTTGATAATGGCCTTGATAGCACCGGGAATACTGCAAAAAAACTGGCTAGAGGTATCTCCCGTGCAACTGAAAATGCCGCAATTGTTTCTTATGCTCGCTCGCAATTGGCAGCCTTAGGGGCTCTTGATACACCagaatttacattttcattgCCAGACTTATCTGTGTATCCAG attcaTTTCGCAAATTCTTAGAGAAGGATCTCTTAGAGAATGGATGTTTGAGCTCCTTAGAAGCTGCAGGTCGTTTAAATTGGTGGTACAAAAGTGGAAGCACCAGAATTCTTTGGCCGCTAGCAACATCTGGAGATGGCAACTGTCTGCTTCACGCTGCGTCATTGGGGATGTGGGGATTTCATGATAGATTACTTACTTTAAGAGAAGCATTGCATGATACTTTGACCAAAGGAGAATATAGACATGCTCTTTTCAG gCGATGGAAATGGTGGCAAACAGGCCTAAATGCAGCTGCTGGATTATCGTATTCAGAAGCGGAATGGTTATCAGAATGGCAAAGTATAGTGGATATGGCCTCTCCTACAGTCAGAAACCAAACTGCTGCCTCTTATCAGAGTCTCGAAGAG ATACACGTTTTAACCTTGGCTCATGCCTTAAGAAGGCCTATAATAGTTATAGCAGAAACTATGCTGAAGGATGCTGATGGAGTAGCCTTAGCGCCAATTCCATTCGGTGGAGTGTATCTGCCTTTGGAAGTGCCACCTTCGCATTGTCATAGAACTCCTTTATTCCTGGCATATCATTCTGCACATTTTTCCCCACTTGTGACTGTAGACGGATGCAACGATTATGGCAGTGCATGCGGCGAAGGCGTCAGTATACCACTAGTAGATCCAGATACAGGAAAATTATTACCGGTCCTGTTTGCTGTAGATCCTGGTCCTGATTGGGATTGGGTAGATGGTTCAAGAGAGTTGTTAACTTGTACACAGGATACT ATGGAGGTCTTATTGCGACAGTATTTAGACTGTGAATATCAAAGTTTCACATCTGAAGATATTGACAGGCTTTCGGATACAGATGGTTCTTTGTCTAAAACAGCAAAGCAATTATTAGAAGTTGCAAAACAATTCGGTTCCATTGGTAAATCtgtcagtaaaaaaatatggtcTATGACTAATAAGAGGCCAAAAAGCCCTCCTTCTTCGAGTGGCGGAATTTCCACAGAAGGTTTGTTGTGTGTGAGGATAAAAAGTAGACGTCATCAGTTTGTGGATCAAATGCTTCAGAATTATCTTCAATGTGCCCATGCAAG ATATTTGCAGGATCATCAGGTGGACGATACAGGTAGCGAATTGAATTATGGCGCTGGAAGATCTAAATTTTACGCTGCCAGTGATCGCGGTAGTCATGCGAGCGTTAGCAAATTGTTACCTACTAATACAAATAAAGATCATACGCTTTATCTTTCGAG ATCGACATTTTATAACGATCAAACtccatcaaataatataagccCAGAGGTTTGGAAGAATAGTGACAGTTTAAAG GGCAATGTAAAGGGGTGCCGCAGCGAACATTGCCAATTCTTTGGATCGCCGGAAAATGAATACTATTGTTCGCAGTGCTGGGCTAATCGAAGTTAA